The DNA region TACCGCGTAAAGGTAAAATAGCTTGAAAAGATCTTTCCCTACCTTGTTTAGCAGAACCTCCAGCAGAATCTCCTTCTACTAAATATATTTCACTTTCATTAGGATCTTTACTTTGACAATCAGCTAATTTTCCTGGTAAGGTTCCTACACTTAAACTTTCTTTTTTACGCGTTAATTCTCTAGCTTTTTTAGCTGCTTCTCTACCCCTTGCTGCCATTAAAGCTTTATTCATAATAACTTTTGCTTCTATAGGATTTTCTTCAAAATATTTACTTAAATACTCAAAACTTGCTTTTGAAACTATAGGTCTTACATAACTTGATCCAAGTTTTCCCTTAGTTTGACCTTCAAATTGAGGTTCAGGTACTTTTACACTAACTATTGCAATGAGTCCTTCACGTACATCTTCACCAGTGATTTTATTATCTTTTTCTCTAGCACTAGCATTAGCTTCTATATAATTACTAATTACCCTTGTTAAACCCATTCTAAAACCCGCTTCATGTGTTCCACCATCTGGAGTTTTAATATTATTAACAAAAGAAAGTAAGTTTTCATTATAAGTATCATTATAAAGCAAAGCTACTTCAACATTAACATCTTCTTCATCTACACTAAAAAAAATAGCCTTAGTTAAAGCTTGCTTTTTATTAAGATCGCTTACAAATTGTGAAATTCCTCCTTCAAAGTGAAAACTTTCACTCTTAGCTATACGTTCATCTTCAAAATTTATAGTGATTTTTGGATTTAAATATGCAAGTTCTTTAAATCTTTTTGCTAAAATATCATAATTAAATTCAGTAAGTTCAAAAATTTTATCATCGGGCCAAAATTCTATAGTAGTTCCTGTATTTTTACTCTTTCCTATAGTATCAAATTCACTTGTAATTTTACCTTCTGAAAATTCTTGACGATAAATTTCTCCATTTCTTTCAACTGTAGCTACAAGTTTTTTAGATAAAGCATTTACAACAGATACTCCAACACCATGTAAACCCCCTGAAACTTTATAAGTGTCTTTATCGAATTTTCCTCCTGCATGAAGTACGGTTAAAACAACAGTTAAAGTTGGTATATTTTCACTTGGATGTATATCAACAGGAATACCTCTACCATTATCTTTAACTATACAACTTCCTTGAGTTGTAAGTTTTATATCTATAGTATCACAATACCCTGCCATAGCTTCATCAATAGAATTATCAACCACTTCATAAATCATATGATGGAGTCCATTTATGTTTGTATCCCCTATATACATACCTGGACGTTTTCTAACTGCTTCTAAACCTTTTAAAACTTTAATATTATTAGCACTATAATTTTCTTGCATATTCTTCCTTTGTTTTAATTTTTATAAAATTATAGGCATGATAATTACTGATAGCCCTTGAGATTTAACTATAAATGCTGAATTAGGTTCATTTACACCTAGGGTAAATTTTTCTTCTTCTATAGAACTTAAAAAATCAAGTAAATATTTGATTTTTATAATAAGACTAAATTCTTCATCAATAGGACTTTGAATTTGAAGTTCTGTTTTTGCTTCCATATTATCTAAGCTTATACCTTCAAAAATAATTTTATCTTTATTAAAATGCAATTTCATTTTTTCAGTTACAACGCTAATTTTTTTAAGAGAATCTATAAAGTCTTCTGTTGAAAAACTAAGTTCTTGTTTAAAATTTTTTGGAATTACTTTTTCATAATCAGGAAATTTATCATTGATAAGTTTAGTGAAAAATTCAAAATTTTCATTTTTAGCAATAAGCATGTTTTGATCATAAAAAATTTCTATTTTTTCATAAAAGAGTTTTTGCATTTCCATGATAGCTTTTTTAGGAATGCTAAAGCTAAATTCTTGATTATTTGTTTTTTCTAAAGTATAAATAGCAAGGCGTTTTGTATCAGTTCCTACGAAGTTAATTTTATCGGTTTTTATATCTAAAAATGCACCATTTAAAGAGTATTTTGGATTGTTCGTATCAATACTTGGTAATATTTTTTTAAGAGATCTGCTTAAATCATTTGAGTCAATATTGAATTGATTTTTACCTTCTGTATTAGGGAAGTTAGGAAAATCTTCATAATTAAACATAGGAAGTTTATACTTAGTGCTTTTTTGTCTTATAAATAAGAAATTATCTATGGTTTCTAAGATTACTTCTTCATTATTTAAATTTTTAATCACATCACTAATACTTTTTGCATTTGCAGTTGCAAAACCATTTGATTCTATGCGTATTTTTTTTATTTTATAATCAATCCCTATTTCATAATCACTTGCTCTTATGATAAGTTTATCTTCATCAGCATGAAAAAAAAGATGAGAAGTAATGGTACTAGAGTCCTTTTTTTCTACATAAGCATTGCATAAAATTACTGCAGATTCTAAAGTATTTTTATTGATACTTAACTTCATTTTTTCTCCTTGGTTTATTTTAATTTTAAATTTCATTGTAATAATAAGCTTATTGAAATTGTGAAATTTTTCAAAGCAAAATAATCAAATTTGTATTTTATCATACTTTGCTTAATTCTATTTTTTCACATCGCTTTTTATATTTTTCACATTTTTTCACCTAACTTTGACTTTTTACAAGAATTTTATTTTTTAATTCTTCGATTTTTGTTTTTAAATTAGAATCATTTTCTATCATTTCTGTGATTTTTTTAACATTATGTGAAATAGCAGTATGATCTTTCATTTCAAAATAATTAGCAAGTTGTGGCATAGTTAAAGTAGTTAGCGTTCTTGCTAAGTATATGATAATACGTCTTGCTAAGACTATGTTTTGCGTTTTTTTATTTGATTTCACATCACTTGGTTTAATGTTAAATTCTTTACAGATTAAAGATAAAATATCATCTATAGTGATATTTTCTTTTTTTTCTTTAATGTGATCTTTCATCACACTTTTAGCAAGTTCTAGGGTGATTTCTTGTCCTAGTATGGTAGCATAAGCATTTAAACTTATAATAATACCTTCAATTTCTCTTATATTATCCCCTAAAGAAGTGGCTATATAATTTATAATTTCATTAGAAAGATTAATATCATTAAATTCACATTTTTTTCTAATGATAGCTATTTTTGTGTCTAGTTGAGGAGGGGTGATATCAGCTATAATGCCATGTGAAAAGCGACTTTTTAAACGTTCTGTTATGCCTTTTAGCATATTGGGTGGATTATCTGAGGTCATGATAATTTGCCCATCATTGTTTTTGATTTCATTAAAGATGAAAAAAAATTCTTCTTGAATTTTATCAGTTTTTCCTAAAAACTGTACATCATCTATGAGTAAAACATCACAATTTCTGTATTTTTCATGGAATTTGTCTAAGGATCCGTTTTTTAAATTTGAAGTAAAGTCGTTGATAAAATTTTCACTTGTAGCATAAATAACTTTTTTTCCCATTTCTAAACTTGCATTCCCTACTGCTTGAAGTAAATGTGTTTTTCCAAGTCCTGTTGTACCATAGATAAAAATAGGATTATAAAGTTTTCCAAGCTTATCTTTATGAGTGATGGCCTTGCAAGATCCATAAGCGTATTTATTAGAATCTCCCACAACAAAACTTTCAAAGGTAAAAGAAGGATTTAAAATAGTACTTTGTGCTTTAATATGTGCTATATCGATTTTTGAGTTTTTATTGCTTGATTTATTATTTTGTGCTTGTATGTTAATGATGGCTTTATTCCCACTTTGTACCTCATAAAAATAGGCGATTTTTTTACTGTATTTTGTTTGTATGAATTTGGCCATGAGTTCATTAGGAGCGTTAAAAACTAAAAGATCTGCTTTGCTTTGTTTTTCATTGAATTTCAAACTTGAAATATAATTTTCGTATTCGTTTTTGCTTAATTCTTTTTTGAAATTTTCAAGTATTTGACTTGGATCCATAAACTCTCTTTAAAATTTTTACTTAAAAATTTTATCTTAAATTTTATAAAAAAAGATTAAAATTTGTTTTTATTATTGTTTAAAGGTATCAAATTTGAAGATTTTAGGTATAGATCCAGGATCAAGAAATTGTGGTTATGCTATCATAGAGCTTAATAAAACTAAAAAAACCCTTATAGAAGCAGGACTTATAAAGATAAAACCTAGCACTTTACAATACCAAATCACAGAGCTTTGTGAAGGCTTAGATCTTATTTTTAAAAACCATTCTTTTGATGAGGTGGCTATAGAAGATATCTTTTTTGCTTACAATCCAAAAAGTGTTTTAAAACTCGCACAATTTCGCGGAGCTTTGTCTTTAAAAATTTTACAAATTCATGGAGACTTTAAAGAATACACTCCCTTACAAGTTAAAAAAGCCGTTACAGGTAAGGCTAAAGCAAGTAAAGAACAAGTTGCTTTTATGGTAAAAAGACTTTTAGGACTTAGTAAGGATATCAAGCCTTTAGACATTACTGATGCTATTGCTATAGCTTTAACTCACGCAGCCAATTTAAGAATCAAAGTTTAATTTTTTTAAGTTGGAACAGAATTTGCTTTTAAATCCTCAAACGTAAAAGCTTTTTTTAAGTTTAAAACATAAAAAGCAATATTTTATAAAGGATTAAAAATGATGAGATCACTTTGGTCGGGTGTGAGTGGACTACAAGGACACCAAGTTGCAATGGATGTTGAGGGTAATAATATCGCAAATGTAAATACAACAGGTTTTAAATACTCTCGTGCAGACTTTGGCACTATGTTTAGTCAAACTGTTAAAATCGCTACGGCTCCAACTGATGGAAGAGGAGGGCAAAATCCCCTTCAAATAGGACTTGGAACTTCAGTTAATTCAACGACTAGAATACATTCTCAAGGTTCAGTACAAACTACGGATAAAAATACTGATGTGGCTATTAATGGGGATGGATTTTTTATGGTAAGTGATGATGGGGGCCTTACTAATTATCTTACGCGTTCTGGGGATTTTAAACTTGATGCTTATGGGAATTTTGTAAACAATGCAGGCTTTGTTGTACAAGGTTGGAATATCAACTGGGATGATCAAACCATAGACAGTTCAAGAAGCCCACAAAATATTTTTATAGATCCTGGTATGCATATCCCTGCGGCAAAATCTACTGAAGTAGCCATTAAAGCCAATCTTAATAGCGGGCTTAACATAGGAACTTCAAGTAGAAATCTTTATGCTCTTGATTCAGTACATGGTTGGAATAAAAGAATAAGCAAAGCTGAAGATGAAAACGATCCAGGAACAACACAATTTTACACTACTTCTAAAAATTCTGTAGAAGTAACTGAAAAAGGAGTGGATGCAGGATCGCTTTTTAATGCTAAAGGACAAGGGTTAAATCTAAGAGATGGACAAGGTATTTGGGTAAGTTTTGCAGATGCAAAATTTACTACTAATCAAACAGGAACAGTTTTTGATGAGAATGATAAAAAAGCACAAACTAATGTAATTTTTTGGGGTAATAAAGATAAAAAAGTAACCCTAGATATAACCTTAAATGGGGTAAAAATTCAAAATGATAGTATTGCAAGTTTAGATGAAGCTATAGCTTATATCAATACTTTCACCGCTCCAACTGATACTAGGGATGGAACAGGGGTAAGAGCAGTTAAAAAGGCTGATGGTTCAGGCATAGAATTTATCAATGATAATAGCAATGGCACCACAGACAATATGAAAAATATTAATTTAACTGTAAATAATGGAAATACAGCAGGTGAGCTTGCTACTATTAATATGAAAAATGGCAATAATGATGAATTTGATTGGGATAATGTACAATTAACACCTATTAATGGAAATAGCAATTGGGTTAAGACTCAAGCAAATCAAAATAATGGAAATAGTGTGCAAATCATTACAGCCCATAAATATATTTATAGTTCAAGCCCTGTGAGCTTGCCTCCTATGTATAATCCTGATGGGGGTCCTTCTTTTAGTACCGCAGGAGGAGCTAATTTAACCGATCCTGCATCTAAAAATTATAGAGATGCTCTTAATGGAGGACTTTTAAATACAAATGCAAGAACTTTTAGAACCACAGAGGATTTAAGAGAGCTCTTACAAAGAGATGCTAGATATGGGGTAGATTATAGTGGTAATGGTAAATTAGATCTTAATGAAGATGTAAATCAAGGCGTAAAGGTTGTGGTTAATGAAAACGGACATTTTGCCATCTCTAATACTAAAGAAAGCTCTACCATACCAGCTGGTGGAAAAGGTGTAAATGGAGTTGGCAATAATCCTATTCCAGCAAATGATACTCTTGTTGGACCAAAAAATATGAATTTTAGCGTTACTGCTTATACCAACAAAGAAGGAACAGTAAGCAGAAATGATGCTTTTACAGCTATATTTAAGGCTTGGGATGGTCCTTTAGTAACAGGAGCTTCTATTAAAGAAAGTGAACAACTCAAACTCAGCGCTTTTTCAGCAGGGCTTGAAATTTATGATTCTTTAGGTACAAAACATACCTTAGAAGTACAATTTGTTAAGCAAAGCACTACTCAAGATGGGGGTAATGAATGGCAAATGATTATCCGTGTGCCTGAACCTGCAGAAATCAATGCCACAGGAGAAGGTCCAAATAACATAGTAGTAGGAACAGCAAGATTTAACAATGATGGATCTTTAGCAAGTTATAGTCCAAAAACTATAAGTTTTTCTCCAAATAACGGAGCTGCTCCAAACCAACAAATCAAGCTTTCTTTTGGAACTAGTGGAAGCAATGATGGTCTTGTAAGTTCTAATTCTGCTTCAACCCTAACAGGTCAAGCAACTGATGGTTATCCTTCAGGAAATTTAAAACCAGATGCCATACGTGTGGATGATAAAGGAAATATCTTAGGTGAGTTTACCAATGGCAAAACCTTTGCCGTAGCAAAAATAGCCATGGCTTCAGTAGCAAATAACTCAGGTCTTGAAGAAATAGGTGGCAATCTTTTTAAAGTAACTGCAAATAGTGGCAATATAGTAGTAGGTGAAGCAGGAACAGGAGGTAGGGGTGAAATGAAAACTGCAGCCCTTGAAATGTCAAATGTGGATTTAAGCCGTTCTTTAACCCAACTTATCATAGTTCAAAGAGGTTATCAAGCAAATTCTAAAACCATTTCAACAAGTGATCAAATGTTACAAACCTTAATACAGCTTAAACAATAAGCTTTAGAATTTATAAAATATTGTTTTTTCTCCCTTAAAAGGGAGAGCCTTGTTTTACAAGTCTATCTTGGTAGCTTTGTAATACTAGGCTTAGACTTGAACTGCCTTCAATTTATTGCTAACTCGCTTCTATTAAGGAAGTGAGTTGCGATAAAAATGTAAAAATCCTCATAAATAATGCAAATTTAACTTTACTTTTACTTTTTAAAGATAAAATAGTCAATATTTTTATAGAAAGGAGAAAAAATGTCTTATATCACTTTTATACTTTCTCCTTTTTATATGCGTGCTTGGCACGCTTAATCTTACTTAATCTTATTATATATAAATTCTTCATATTTTAGTTTAAAGCACAAAGCTTTTTTTATATTTTTTAATTTATACAAAGGATAAAAATGAATTTTAGTAAAGAAACTTTAGCATTACATGGATCTTATGATTTTGATACTCAAAGAAGTATTAGTGTGCCTATATATCAAAATACTGCTTATAATTTTGAAAATTTAGCTCAAGCTCAAGCACGTTTTAATCTTAAAGAATTAGGCAATATTTATTCAAGGATAAGTAATCCTACAAGCGATGTTTTAGGACAAAGACTTGCTAGTATTGAAGGTGGGGCTTTTGGAGTTGTTGTTTCTAGTGGTATGGCAGCTTGTTTTTATGCTCTTATTAATCTAGCAAAATGTGGGGATAATATAGCTTATTCAAACAAGCTTTATGGGGGAACCCAAACTTTGATTTCTCATACTCTTAAAAATTTTGGTATACAAGCAAGAGAATTTGATATAGATGATATAAAGACTTTAGAAAAAATTATAGATCAAAACACAAAAGCCATTTTTTTTGAAAGCCTTTCAAATCCTCAAATTGCTATAGCCGATATAGAAAAAATCACCCATTTAGCAAAAAAACATAATATCCTTACCATATGTGATAATACTGTTGCAACCCCTTATTTATTGCAACCTTTTAAATTTGGAGTAGATATTATAGTGCATAGTTTATCCAAATATGTCAATGGGCAAGGCAGTGCTTTAGGTGGGGTGCTTATAGAAAGAAATAATTTAAATGATTTGCTTAAAAACAATGAAAAATATCAAGCCTTTAATACCCCTGATCCTAGTTATCATGGATTAAATTTAAACACTCTTGATTTGCCTATTTTTAGCATTAAAATCATGATTACTTATCTTAGGGATTTAGGAGCTAGTTTAGCTCCACAAAATGCATGGTTGCTTTTACAAGGACTTGAAACTTTAGCTTTACGCATAGAAAAGCACAGTAAAAATGCTCAAGAAATTGCTCATTTTTTAAATTCTCATCCTGATATTAAAGGGGTAAATTATCCTGCTTTAGAAAATAATGCTTATTATCATTTATTTAAAAAGTATTTTGATAAAAATTTAGCTAGTGGTCTTTTAAGTTTTGAAGCTAAAGATTATGAACATGCTAAAAGCATTTGCAATAAAACCAAACTCTTTTTGCTTGCTGCAAATTTAGGCGATAGCAAGTCTTTAATCATACATCCTGCCTCAACCACTCATTCACAACTTAGTGAAGAAGAACTTAAAAAAGCAGGCATAAGTAAGGCTACTTTACGTTTGAGTATAGGACTTGAAAATGCTCATGATTTAATACAGGATTTAAAACAAGCCATAAAAGATTAAAATTTTTTAAGCTTAATTTTTGTGTTTTAGGCAAAGAATTTTTGAAATTTTATGGTAATTAATTTAAAAGGAGAAAAAATGCCACTTATTATTCCAGAAAATATACCTGCTTATGAGCTTTTAAAAGATCATGCTTTTATCATGGGATCAAGGAGGGCAAAGCATCAAGATATACGTCCACAAGAAATTTTAATCATCAATCTCATGCCAAAAAAAATCGAAACAGAAAATCAAATTTTAAGTTTACTTGCAAATTCTCCTTTGCAAGTAAATATTACCCTTTTAGCTACTGCTACTTATATAGGTAAAAACACTTCTATAACGCATTTGGAAAAATTTTATAAAAGCATTAAAGAATGTAAAAAATATAGATTTGATGGTGCTATTGTTACTGGAGCTCCTGTAGAACAAATGGAATTTGAAAAAGTTGCTTACTGGGAAGAATTACTAGAAATTTTTGATTTTTTAAGATCAAATGTTACAAGTACCATGTATATTTGTTGGGGTGCTATGGCTGCTTTAAAGCATTTTTATGGTATAGATAAAGTTATTTTAAATAAGAAAATTTTTGGGGTTTATAAACATGATAAAATTGTACCTGATTTGCTTTTGACTAATTTAGATGAAAAAGTTTTAATGCCTCATTCAAGGCATTCTAGTATGGATGAAGCACAAATTTTATCCTTACAAAAGCAAGGAAAAATAAAAGTTTTACTTAAAAATAAAAAAATAGGTTCAGCCTTATTAAGAGATGAGAAGGATATTTTTATTTTAGGGCATTTAGAGTATTTTAAAGATACCTTGCATCAAGAATACATAAGAGATAATTTCATGCAAAAAGCCAAAAATTATTATGATAAAAATGGCAATATAAAATATCATTGGCGTTCAAATGCTAATACCATTTTTTCTAATTGGTTAAATTATGATGTTTATCAAAGTACTCCTTTTGTGCTTTGATAAAGCTAACTTATAATAAAGCTTGCTTTTTCAATTATTCTAAAAGCAATTTTTTATATAATTTGTAAAAATTTTTAATAAGGAAATTTCATGCTTTATGGAGAAAAAGAAATCAAAGAATTTGATGTAGAGAATATGGAAATTTGGCCCAATGAGGCTAAAAATGATTATATTATAAAAATCACTTTGCCTGAATTTATGTGTTTTTGTCCTCGTTCGGGTTATCCTGATTTTGCAAAGATTTATCTTGAATACATACCTGATCAATTTGTTATTGAACTTAAGGCTATAAAATTATACATTAATACTTTCATGCATAAAAATGTTTCACATGAAGCAAGTATTAATGAAATTTATACTACTTTAAAAGAAAAATTAAAACCAAAATGGATCAAAGTTGTAGGAGATTTTAATCCACGCGGAAATGTTCACACCCTTATAGAATGTCGTAGTGATATTGTAATTCCAAAAAGTGAGTAAAATATTCGCATATTTATTTAAAAAATAAAATTTTTTGGATAAATAAAGCATAGGTTTTTCTAAAAGGTATATAATGTAAAGATTTTAAAAATCTTAATTAAATAATGTTTTGAAGGAGATAATTTATGAATAAAAAATTATTAAGTGCGTTTTCTAGTCTTTTTTTATTTACGAATTTGGCTTTAGCTGATGAAAATTCTGGTTTTTTTATAGGTGCTGATGCGGCTTGGATGCATGCTCAAGTAAAAAGTAATCTTGATCATAAAGGAGGTTTAGCTAAGGCTGCTATCTTTAATGGAGATGTTTCAGGGAATATTCCTGTATTTGGCTTAAGAATAGGCTATCGTTTAAATCAAACTCATAGGATTTATTCTGCTTATAATTATTCAGATGAATTTAGCGATTTGATTAAAGTACCTTCGTTTGAAATACAGGGTAATTTTACTACGCATAAGTTTTTATTAGGTTATGATTTTACTCCTAAGCTTTTTGAAAGCACAAGAGCAGTTTTAGGTGGGTATTTAGGTTATGCAAAAACTAATATTGATTTAAAAACTTCTTTTTCATCTTTAGGTAGAAATTTTGATGGTTTTGTATATGGGCTTAAAGCAGGTGCAATGTATGAGTTAAATCAAAACAATGAAGTAGAACTAGGCTTTAAAGCAGAACAAATAAGTTATAATTCTAAGAATTTTTATCAAAAAGAAGTGGGATCGAATTTTTATAATCCTACCCAAAGAAATTATGGAGTATATTTAGCTTATAATTACAAATTCTAATGCAAGTTTAACTTGCATTATCTTAACTTCCTCCTATAAAATACTTTTCTACATCATCAAGTAATTTTTCACAAATTTGAGAATCTGTGGTTTTTTCTACTACAAGATTGATATTGGTTTTAGTATCTCTAAAGCTTCCTGCTGATTTTGAATTTTCGCGATCTAATTTTTGATTTTCTTTAGTGTATTCTATAGTGATATTAAATTTAAGAGAAGCACTTGCTTCGCCTAGATTGGTTTTTATATTGACATTCATTTTAGATGCTTTAGCTAAAGTGGCTTGGGTTTTATTTGTGATTTCTTTAAAGCGTTGGCAAGAACGAATTAGAGTAGAAATGAATTTATTATCAAGTTCTTCATAAGCAAGTTTTAATTTATTTTTAATATCTTTTGCACTTTCTTTTTCAGGTGCTATAAATACCATATAAAAACCATTTTTTATAGGTATATTATCACTTTTCGTGTCGCGTCCACTTGCCATAACCTTAACATAAATGGCATTATCAAGATAAACACGATCTACCATAGGACCATAAATTTCATATTCTTTTTTACGGACTATTACTTCACGAGCTAAGACATTTAATTTTACATTAGCTTCATGGATAATAGGTTCCATTTCTTTTTTAATTTCTAAGAGTTCTTTTAGCATTAAAGATCCTTTTTTTGTTACTTAAAATAACAATTATATCAATATTTCATTAATTTATGAATTTTTTGTAAACACGTTTACTAAAAGTATGTTAAATTAAAAGTACATTTTTATAACACTTAAAACAAGGAGGATAAAAAAGATGAAACAAAACAATTATAAAATTCCAAATTCAGCTTATACTAAAAAACAACAAAGTAAACATACTAACCTACTGCTGCAACTTTCTACTCTAAACTAAACTTTTATTTTTATCATTAAATTTTTATATTTTTTATCATTGATTTTAAGTTTTTGAATTTTTTAAATTCATTAAGTTTATTTTTTAAAAAGGATTAAATTATGAAAGATAACAAAATTATTATTTTTGACACTACTTTACGTGATGGTGAACAAGCTTTAGGCACTTCATTAAATATGAATCAAAAATTACAAATTGCCTTAGCCCTTGAAAATTTAGGGGTTGATGTTATAGAAGCAGGTTTTCCTGTATCTTCACAAGGCGATTTTAAAGCCGTACAAAATATAGCTTCAAAGGTGAAAAATTCTACCGTTTGTGCACTTTGTAGGGCTTTAGATAAGGATATAGATGCAGCTTATGAAAGTTTAAAAGTGGCTTCTCATTTTAGAATTCATACTTTTATCGCCACTTCAAATTTGCACATACAAGATAAGTTAAAAAAAGATTTTGATGAAATTTTAAATATGGCTAAAAAAGCTATACTTAGGGCAAGATCTTATACAGATGATGTAGAATTTTCTTGCGAGGATGCAGGAAGAACTTCTATAGATAATCTTTGTTTTATGGTTGAAAATGCCATAAAAGCAGGAGCTACAACTATAAATATCCCAGATACAGTAGGTTATACTTTACCAGCTGAGTTTGCAAATATTATAAAAAATTTATTTAATAGGGTTCCAAATATAGATAAAGCAGTTATTTCTGTGCATTGTCACAATGATTTAGGCATGGCAACAGGTAATAGCTTAAGTGCTATTTTAGAAGGTGCTAGGCAAATAGAATGTACTATAAATGGACTTGGAGAAAGGGCAGGAAATTGTGCTTTAGAAGAAGTGGTTATGGCTATAAAAGTTAGAAAAGATTATTTAAAGGGTTTTTATACTGATATTAAATGTGAAAATATTGCTAAAACTTCAAAATTAGTTT from Campylobacter hepaticus includes:
- the gyrB gene encoding DNA topoisomerase (ATP-hydrolyzing) subunit B; the encoded protein is MQENYSANNIKVLKGLEAVRKRPGMYIGDTNINGLHHMIYEVVDNSIDEAMAGYCDTIDIKLTTQGSCIVKDNGRGIPVDIHPSENIPTLTVVLTVLHAGGKFDKDTYKVSGGLHGVGVSVVNALSKKLVATVERNGEIYRQEFSEGKITSEFDTIGKSKNTGTTIEFWPDDKIFELTEFNYDILAKRFKELAYLNPKITINFEDERIAKSESFHFEGGISQFVSDLNKKQALTKAIFFSVDEEDVNVEVALLYNDTYNENLLSFVNNIKTPDGGTHEAGFRMGLTRVISNYIEANASAREKDNKITGEDVREGLIAIVSVKVPEPQFEGQTKGKLGSSYVRPIVSKASFEYLSKYFEENPIEAKVIMNKALMAARGREAAKKARELTRKKESLSVGTLPGKLADCQSKDPNESEIYLVEGDSAGGSAKQGRERSFQAILPLRGKILNVEKARFDKILKSEQIQNMITAFGCGIGDDFDLSKLRYHKIIIMTDADVDGSHIQTLLLTFFFRFMNELISNGHIYLAQPPLYLYKKAKKQIYLKDEKALNEFLIETGIEGLNYEGIGLNDLKDYLKTVALYRSVLKELEKRFNVISVIRYMIENSHLTKNNNEELFHHIKEFLQTKGHNILNFTLNENEIRAFIQTQNGLEELVINEDLFTHPLYEEANYIFAKIKDRGLEFNKDILEVLEEVEINAKKGAIIQRYKGLGEMNPEQLWETTMDPSVRRLLKITIEDAQSANDTFNLFMGDEVEPRRDYIQAHAKDVKHLDV
- the dnaN gene encoding DNA polymerase III subunit beta, producing the protein MKLSINKNTLESAVILCNAYVEKKDSSTITSHLFFHADEDKLIIRASDYEIGIDYKIKKIRIESNGFATANAKSISDVIKNLNNEEVILETIDNFLFIRQKSTKYKLPMFNYEDFPNFPNTEGKNQFNIDSNDLSRSLKKILPSIDTNNPKYSLNGAFLDIKTDKINFVGTDTKRLAIYTLEKTNNQEFSFSIPKKAIMEMQKLFYEKIEIFYDQNMLIAKNENFEFFTKLINDKFPDYEKVIPKNFKQELSFSTEDFIDSLKKISVVTEKMKLHFNKDKIIFEGISLDNMEAKTELQIQSPIDEEFSLIIKIKYLLDFLSSIEEEKFTLGVNEPNSAFIVKSQGLSVIIMPIIL
- the dnaA gene encoding chromosomal replication initiator protein DnaA codes for the protein MDPSQILENFKKELSKNEYENYISSLKFNEKQSKADLLVFNAPNELMAKFIQTKYSKKIAYFYEVQSGNKAIINIQAQNNKSSNKNSKIDIAHIKAQSTILNPSFTFESFVVGDSNKYAYGSCKAITHKDKLGKLYNPIFIYGTTGLGKTHLLQAVGNASLEMGKKVIYATSENFINDFTSNLKNGSLDKFHEKYRNCDVLLIDDVQFLGKTDKIQEEFFFIFNEIKNNDGQIIMTSDNPPNMLKGITERLKSRFSHGIIADITPPQLDTKIAIIRKKCEFNDINLSNEIINYIATSLGDNIREIEGIIISLNAYATILGQEITLELAKSVMKDHIKEKKENITIDDILSLICKEFNIKPSDVKSNKKTQNIVLARRIIIYLARTLTTLTMPQLANYFEMKDHTAISHNVKKITEMIENDSNLKTKIEELKNKILVKSQS
- the ruvC gene encoding crossover junction endodeoxyribonuclease RuvC produces the protein MKILGIDPGSRNCGYAIIELNKTKKTLIEAGLIKIKPSTLQYQITELCEGLDLIFKNHSFDEVAIEDIFFAYNPKSVLKLAQFRGALSLKILQIHGDFKEYTPLQVKKAVTGKAKASKEQVAFMVKRLLGLSKDIKPLDITDAIAIALTHAANLRIKV
- the flgE gene encoding flagellar hook protein FlgE; protein product: MMRSLWSGVSGLQGHQVAMDVEGNNIANVNTTGFKYSRADFGTMFSQTVKIATAPTDGRGGQNPLQIGLGTSVNSTTRIHSQGSVQTTDKNTDVAINGDGFFMVSDDGGLTNYLTRSGDFKLDAYGNFVNNAGFVVQGWNINWDDQTIDSSRSPQNIFIDPGMHIPAAKSTEVAIKANLNSGLNIGTSSRNLYALDSVHGWNKRISKAEDENDPGTTQFYTTSKNSVEVTEKGVDAGSLFNAKGQGLNLRDGQGIWVSFADAKFTTNQTGTVFDENDKKAQTNVIFWGNKDKKVTLDITLNGVKIQNDSIASLDEAIAYINTFTAPTDTRDGTGVRAVKKADGSGIEFINDNSNGTTDNMKNINLTVNNGNTAGELATINMKNGNNDEFDWDNVQLTPINGNSNWVKTQANQNNGNSVQIITAHKYIYSSSPVSLPPMYNPDGGPSFSTAGGANLTDPASKNYRDALNGGLLNTNARTFRTTEDLRELLQRDARYGVDYSGNGKLDLNEDVNQGVKVVVNENGHFAISNTKESSTIPAGGKGVNGVGNNPIPANDTLVGPKNMNFSVTAYTNKEGTVSRNDAFTAIFKAWDGPLVTGASIKESEQLKLSAFSAGLEIYDSLGTKHTLEVQFVKQSTTQDGGNEWQMIIRVPEPAEINATGEGPNNIVVGTARFNNDGSLASYSPKTISFSPNNGAAPNQQIKLSFGTSGSNDGLVSSNSASTLTGQATDGYPSGNLKPDAIRVDDKGNILGEFTNGKTFAVAKIAMASVANNSGLEEIGGNLFKVTANSGNIVVGEAGTGGRGEMKTAALEMSNVDLSRSLTQLIIVQRGYQANSKTISTSDQMLQTLIQLKQ